The Hemicordylus capensis ecotype Gifberg chromosome 6, rHemCap1.1.pri, whole genome shotgun sequence genome window below encodes:
- the LOC128329919 gene encoding histone-lysine N-methyltransferase 2B-like codes for MSKEALLNQLTRGTQEGGVPQIPGDNAEAPQIPGDDTEASHETHWEHHEVKTTARHKLNILPTDDDYLLQGDLFEAELNKRLSPLIPNTPVRNLISHTLHILKMDCTVSRVQLACATLISRTGLLMKLFSERENFMDNSALWKSYFLSMKYVSNLATGSPRKLGKSEIGSQGIPEYGYGKKLLFAISVTAVIIIIISVIGLIESSSAGSSMLDKPLWLKYMYQLLDEVRKKSMVDKMHDEESSEDEDIFSWARVPGAPPGPPSPSPVEQPPSRRPSSRKMSQMTAPSPARKPSSKTLSAHPSHFAPQSAPPSVPPSMPMYMSPSVPPSLPPSVPPSVPPYITPYAPPSATPSVHPYVPPSVSPSIHQSVPPSVLQSVPPSEYQSVPPSAPHSARPSVHQSAPPSAPPSAPHSAPHSARPSIPAPVEGALHTPSPKSSLIKPPSEASKRGSTAEGGASTESKKASSGAGSQAGGSQAGGSQAGGSEGRGSATEED; via the exons ATGTCAAAGGAGGCGCTGCTCAACCAGCTCACGCGTGGAACTCAGGAAGGTGGTGTGCCCCAAATCCCAGGAGATAACGCAGAGGCACCCCAAATCCCAGGAGATGACACAGAGGCCTCCCATGAGACACACTGGGAGCATCATGAAGTGAAGACCACTGCTCGCCACAAGCTGAACATCTTGCCCACTGATGATGACTACTTGCTTCAAGGGGACCTTTTTGAAGCTGAGCTGAACAAGCGGCTATCGCCCCTTATCCCAAACACACCAGTGAGGAACCTCATATCCCACACACTCCATATCCTCAAAATGGACTGTACAGTGTCCAGGGTCCAGTTGGCCTGTGCTACGCTAATCTCCAGAACAGGTCTCCTCATGAAACTATTCAGTGAGAGAGAAAACTTCATGGATAACTCCGCCTTGTGGAAGTCATACTTCTTGTCTATGAAGTATGTCTCCAACTTGGCCACAGGAAGTCCAAGAAAACTGGGGAAATCTGAA ATTGGAAGCCAGGGAATCCCAGAATATGGCTATGGCAAAAAGCTGTTGTTTGCTATTTCAGTGACTGCAGTGATAATAATCATCATTTCAGTAATTGGGCTGATTGAG tcTTCCAGTGCAGGTTCTTCAATGCTCGATAAGCCTCTTTGGCTCAAGTATATGTACCAGCTTCTGGATGAAGTACGGAAAAAGAGCATGGTGGACAAAATGCACGATGAAGAATCCTCTGAAGATGAAGATATATTCAGCTGGGCAAG AGTTCCCGGAGCTCCACCAGGTCCACCAAGCCCATCACCGGTAGAACAACCGCCTTCAAGAAGGCCCAGCTCAAGAAAAAT GTCACAAATGACTGCACCGTCCCCTGCTAGAAAGCCCAGTTCCAAGACACT GTCTGCACATCCGTCCCACTTTGCACCTCAATCCGCACCTCCATCTGTACCTCCATCAATGCCCATGTATATGTCTCCGTCCGTACCTCCATCCTTACCTCCATCCGTACCTCCATCCGTACCTCCATACATAACTCCGTACGCCcctccatctgcaactccatctGTACATCCATACGTACCCCCATCAgtatctccatccatccatcagtcCGTACCTCCATCTGTACTTCAGTCTGTACCTCCATCCGAATATCAGTCCGTACCTCCGTCTGCACCTCACTCCGCACGTCCGTCTGTACATCAGTCCGCACCTCCGTCCGCACCTCCCTCTGCACCTCACTCCGCACCTCACTCCGCACGTCCGTCTATACCTGCACCTGTGGAAGGAGCTCTGCACACACCATCACCAAAATCATCATTGATAAAGCCCCCCAGTGAAGCTTCAAAACGAGG ATCGACGGCAGAAGGTGGCGCTAGCACAGAGTCAAAGAAAGC aagttcgggTGCAGGAAGCCAAGCTGGAGGAAGCCAAGCTGGAGGAAGCCAAGCTGGAGGAAGTGAAGGTAGAGGAAGCGCAACGGAAGAAGATTGA